The genomic window CCGCGGAACCTCGAAATAACCCGCTTCGCGGGCCGCGACCAGCGCATCGTACTGCTCGCGGGTGAGTCCGAACGGCGGGTCGTCCGACGACGATTCCCGGGTGAGTCGCTCGAGTTTGAACGTTCCGCCCCGGTCCGTACAGAACGCGCGGTACTCCGCGAGCGCCTCCCTGTCCGGGAACCGCGCCCGCGCCCACCAACCGTCGACGGTCACGACCCCGCCCAGCGGCGTCGTTCCGAGTTCGACGTACTTCCGATAGATCGGCAGCGGCGGGTCCCGGAGCCTGATCCGATACATCGTGCCCTCGGCTCGCTCGTCTATCCGCCGATAGGTCTCGACCGTCGGATCGTCCGCGAGCGCCGCGGTGAAGCCGTCGGCACGCTCTGCGGTCCGGCAGAGAACGACCGGGCGGTCGGGATCGACGACGAGGATCCGTTCGATGTAGAGTGTGATGTCGGGAACGGCCGACACCGCGTCCGTCAACGGTAGATCCGGAGAGTTGAGCTGGAACTCCGCGATGAGGCCCATACGTTCCCTTTCGTGCGACGGGACTTAAACACCCTTATGGATTAGATACAGGTTGATCGGGAACCGGCGCATATGTTCGGCTAAGCATGGACCCCGACGACCAGCCACCGATGCAACTCGAGACGACGGTTCGATCGTACAACTACTACCGCAACGCGGTCGAGAAACACTGGGATCCACACGAGGTCGACCTCGAGGCGGACCGCGAGGGGGTCACCGACCTCCCCGAGCCGGCCTTTCGGGGACTCAAGCAGTCGCTCGCGCTGTTCGGCGCGGGCGAGGAGTCGGTGACGGAGGACCTCTCGCCGCTGGCTGTCGTCCTCGAGGACATCGGCGATCAGATGTTCATCACGACGCAGCTCTACGAGGAGTCCAAACACACCGACTTCTTCGACCGCTACTGGCGCGAGGTGGTCCGTCCGGAAGAACAACGTCGCGGGCAGGACCTCACCTCGCCGACCGACGAGGCGTGGTTCAACGAGCCCTACGACGAACTGTTCGAGCGCAACGAGCGGGCGATGGCGCGACTCCTCGAGGAGGACACGCCGGAGAACCGCGCGAGGGCCTACTGTCACTACCACCTGACGATCGAAGGGATCCTGGCCCAGACCGGCTACTACGGGCTCACCCTCGCCTACGGTGAGAACGAACCCGAACTGCCCGATCTGCCGGGACTGGTCGAGGGGCTCAAACTGGTCCGCAGCGACGAGGGACGCCACGTCGGCTTCGGGATGGCGAAACTCAAGTCGCTCGTCAGCGAGGGCGAGGTCGACCCCGACCTGCTCCGCGAGACGATCGACGAACTGGTGCCGCTCGTCCAGGAGAGCCTGGCCGGCGACGACGGGGCCAGCACCGAGGCGGGGCCCGGCCCGAGCCCGTCCGATCTGGCCGACTACGCGTACACGAAACACGAACAGCGGATGCAACAGATCACCAGCGCGAGCGAGGCGATTCCGGACGTCGAGGAACTGACCGAACTCGACGCCTGACGACGGCGGTTCGCGACGCGCCGTCGGACTCGATCACAGACGGCTCCAACTCGAGGGTCGACCTCGGCTGCAGCGACCGGAGAAACGCCTTTTGTCGTCCGTGTACCATCGTCTAGCATGGTAGTCCAGACAGAACGCGACGACACTACCTGGTACGAGTGTGAGACCTGCGGACTACTCTTCGACGAGCAGTCGGAGGCGTCCGAACACGAACAGCGGTGTGACGGCTCCGATCCGACGTACATTCAGTGAGCCGACCGACCCCGACCCCACCCCGCGAGCCGGTCACTCGAGTCGCTCGCGGTGCTCGTCGGCGAGTTCGCTGGCCTGCTCGAGCGTATGTGTCTCCGTCCAGCGGACGCGGTCGCCGTCGCCGTAGGCCAGCGCGGTCTTGAGTTCGTCCCGGAGGACGCCGTGGTCGACCGCGAGCACCGTCCCTGATCCGTCGCCGAGTTCGTAGACGCCGGGCCGGTCCGGCGCGGCGGCGACCGTCTCCCGATTGAGGTCGCGCCAGGGTTTCTGTAACGGCATCAGTCGGCGCTCTCGACGAGTTCGTAGGCGTGCTCGCTCATCTCGTCCTCCGCGAAGACGAAGACGCGGCCGTCGACGAGCGAGAGGTCGGCCTCGACGCGGATCGAATAGGCCTCCGTGGCGACGGTCACGCCCGGGAACAGTTCCTCCTCGTCGTCGCGATCGAGCATCACGCGACCGACGCCGGTCGTCTCGAGGATGTCGTCGTGGGTGTTCCGGTCGTTTACGTAGGTCATGACGCCCTCGACGCCGTCGGGATCGGTGACGAGGACGTGGACTTCCTTGCCCGGCGGGGTCGAGAGGGAACCATCGACGGGTTCGGGCGGTCCGTGGTAGAATACCTCCCGGCCGTCGTGGTACTCGACGACCACGCCACCGTCGACGAAGTCGACGCCGATCGTACTGGGGGCGACGTTGTTGCGCGCGCTCATGTGCGTTCGTTCGGTCGGATCGGGGAAAAGCGGTGTGTTCCAGTCGCCGGTTCGTCTGTTATCTGATCGAGTCGTTTGCCGTCGCCCGCGGACCGTAACGCCCGGCGACCCGATTCGCCGAGACCGTCAGCCGTAAATACGCGGTCTGAGTCGCTTGTGGTATGGATGGCCGTGCTGTCGCCCCCGCAGCCGGGACGATACTCAACGCGCTCGCGACCGGCACCGGGTCGGCCTTCGCGATCGACCTCGAGACGACGGCAACCGTCGAACTCACGAGTGACAGCGATATCGTCGGTGACATCGCCGGCCGGCCCGACGCCGACGCGACGCTCATCGAGCGCTGCGTCGAACTGACGGTCTCGGAGTACGCCGACGCGGCCGGACTGGACGAGACGGACGTGGGCGCTCGCGTCCGCACCGAAAGCGAGATTCCGATGGCCGCCGGCCTGAAGAGTTCGAGCGCCGCGGCCAACGCGACGGTGCTCGCGACGCTTTCCGCCCTCGAGGTCGCCGACTCGGTCGAGCGGATCGAGGCCTGCCGACTCGGCGTCCGGGCCGCTCGCGACGCCGGCGTAACCGCCACCGGCGCGTTCGACGACGCCAGCGCGAGCATGCTCGGCGGCGTGACGGTGACCGACAACGCGACCGACGCGTTGCTCGCCCGCGAGGAGATCGACTGGACGGCGT from Natrinema versiforme includes these protein-coding regions:
- a CDS encoding helix-turn-helix domain-containing protein; translation: MGLIAEFQLNSPDLPLTDAVSAVPDITLYIERILVVDPDRPVVLCRTAERADGFTAALADDPTVETYRRIDERAEGTMYRIRLRDPPLPIYRKYVELGTTPLGGVVTVDGWWARARFPDREALAEYRAFCTDRGGTFKLERLTRESSSDDPPFGLTREQYDALVAAREAGYFEVPRAASTEDIGDRLGISAPSASERLRRGIDRLLENAL
- a CDS encoding ribonucleotide-diphosphate reductase subunit beta, yielding MDPDDQPPMQLETTVRSYNYYRNAVEKHWDPHEVDLEADREGVTDLPEPAFRGLKQSLALFGAGEESVTEDLSPLAVVLEDIGDQMFITTQLYEESKHTDFFDRYWREVVRPEEQRRGQDLTSPTDEAWFNEPYDELFERNERAMARLLEEDTPENRARAYCHYHLTIEGILAQTGYYGLTLAYGENEPELPDLPGLVEGLKLVRSDEGRHVGFGMAKLKSLVSEGEVDPDLLRETIDELVPLVQESLAGDDGASTEAGPGPSPSDLADYAYTKHEQRMQQITSASEAIPDVEELTELDA
- a CDS encoding DUF5796 family protein, with the translated sequence MSARNNVAPSTIGVDFVDGGVVVEYHDGREVFYHGPPEPVDGSLSTPPGKEVHVLVTDPDGVEGVMTYVNDRNTHDDILETTGVGRVMLDRDDEEELFPGVTVATEAYSIRVEADLSLVDGRVFVFAEDEMSEHAYELVESAD
- a CDS encoding shikimate kinase, yielding MDGRAVAPAAGTILNALATGTGSAFAIDLETTATVELTSDSDIVGDIAGRPDADATLIERCVELTVSEYADAAGLDETDVGARVRTESEIPMAAGLKSSSAAANATVLATLSALEVADSVERIEACRLGVRAARDAGVTATGAFDDASASMLGGVTVTDNATDALLAREEIDWTALVYTPPEQSYSADADVSACKRVAPMARLVEELALDGRYGEAMTVNGFAFSAALEFPTGPMIEALPDVAGVSLSGTGPSYVAVGERESLEAVERRWDERDGTTRLLQTRTDGTQTT